Proteins from one Epinephelus moara isolate mb chromosome 1, YSFRI_EMoa_1.0, whole genome shotgun sequence genomic window:
- the ero1a gene encoding ERO1-like protein alpha has protein sequence MKLVVLLLLLQVTGCADSRCFCQVTGDLDDCTCDVETIDGFNNDKLFPKLQTLLESDYFRFYKVNLNKECPFWTSSSQCGLKHCAVKPCSPNEVPEGIRSSPHHKYSAEVNEQPVDCEQAEHLGAVDVSLSDETRKALLNWSKHDDEAERFCVVDDEESPDSQHVDLLLNPERYTGYKGPETWQIWNNIYEENCFKPYTIKRPLIPNSFHSSSGNEAKTFYSWLEGQCVEKRAFYRLVSGLHASINIHLSARYLLDDSWFQKKWGHNVSEFRQRFDSELTAGEGPKRLRNLYFLFLIELRALAKVLPFFQQPSFQLYTGRPEEDQRHKELLLEILQLARSFPLHFDETSLFAGDEKEGAKLKEDIRLAFLNISRIMDCVGCFKCRLWGKLQTQGLGTSLKILFSERQIEALPTSSVQRPSFQLSRQEIVSLFNAIGRISTSIRELKNFRSLLAEEL, from the exons ATGAAGCTGGTggtcctcctgctcctcctccaggtGACCGGATGTGCAGACAGCAGGTGCTTCTGTCAG GTCACAGGAGACCTGGACGACTGCACGTGTGATGTGGAGACCATCGATGGCTTTAACAACGACAAGCTGTTCCCCAAACTTCAAACTCTTCTGGAGTCGGACTATTTCAGGTTCTACAAG GTGAACCTGAACAAGGAGTGCCCGTTCTGGACGTCGAGCAGTCAGTGTGGTCTAAAGCACTGTGCTGTGAAGCCCTGCTCTCCT AATGAAGTGCCAGAAGGGATCAGGTCCTCCCCACACCACAAG TATTCAGCAGAAGTAAATGAGCAGCCAGTTGATTGTGAGCAGGCGGAGCATCTCGGAGCTGTGGATGTTTCTTTAAG TGACGAGACCAGAAAGGCTCTGCTCAACTGGAGCAAACACGACGATGAGGCCGAACGCTTCTGCGTGGTTGACG ACGAGGAGTCACCAGACTCCCAGCATGTCGACCTGCTGCTGAACCCGGAGCGCTACACGGGCTACAAAGGACCAGAGACCTGGCAGATCTGGAACAACATCTATGAGGAGAACTGCTTCAA ACCATACACCATCAAGCGACCTCTGATTCCCAACTCGTTCCACAGCAGCTCAGGAAATGAAG CAAAGACCTTCTACAGCTGGCTGGAAG gtCAGTGTGTAGAGAAGAGGGCTTTCTACCGGCTTGTCTCCGGCCTCCATGCCAGCATCAACATACACCTGAGCGCCAGATACCTCTTGGATG ACAGCTGGTTCCAGAAGAAGTGGGGTCACAACGTGTCGGAGTTCAGACAGCGTTTTGATTCGGAGCTGACGGCCGGCGAGGGGCCCAAGAGGCTCCGCAACCTCTACTTCCTGTTCCTGATCGAGCTGCGGGCGCTGGCCAAAGTTCTGCCCTTCTTCCAGCAGCCGTCCTTCCAGCTGTACACCGGCAGACCGGAGGAGGACCAGAGACACaaagagctgctgctggagatCCTGCAGCTGGCCCG ATCTTTCCCTCTGCACTTCGATGAGACGTCTTTATTTGCTGGGGATGAAAAGGAAGGTGCCAAACTGAAG GAGGACATCCGACTGGCCTTCCTCAACATCTCCAGGATCATGGACTGTGTGGGCTGCTTCAAGTGTCGACTGTGGGGGAAACTGCAG ACCCAGGGATTAGGAACATCGCTAAAGATTTTGTTTTCAGAGCGACAGATTGAAGCTCTGCCCACATCCAGCGTCCAGCGACCCAGTTTCCAGCTCAGCCGACAGGAGATTGTCTCTCTGTTCAATGCCATTGGAAG GATTTCCACAAGCATCAGAGAGCTGAAGAACTTCAGATCGCTGTTAGCGGAGGAGCTGTGA